Within the Corvus hawaiiensis isolate bCorHaw1 chromosome 8, bCorHaw1.pri.cur, whole genome shotgun sequence genome, the region CTGTGCAATACTTCGACAGGCATTACTTTACACAACCctactaaaataattttattgctGAAAAACCCACCCTTATTTAATTCTGCATGTAACCCCAGACTTCCAGCCTCCTCATTCAATTAATGACACTGATGGAGCACACCCAAGACAGCCAGCAGTGCCTGAGGCAGCGTTACTTTCTGTCTACTGGACAGACTGAAACGGGGAAGAAATCCAACTCATGATCCTCAGCTCTGCACAGTCATCCAGCTGCTCTAACAACTTCCTTGCTTGCACACCACACACAAATTCCTGACATTGTTTGGTTTCAAACATTTGAGAACAGTCTACTCCACTTTACCATTTTGAGCCCCTCCCCACGGCACAGCATTTCGTACTTCCTTCTCTCGGGCAGGTAATCCTTTTTCTTAACCTcagtttccttctcctgctggtCTTCTGAATCTGTGCTGGACTTATTTGCCTCTTTCTCTTTAGCCATGATGTATTCGAAGTATTTCATGTTCCCGTTTGCTCTTTGATGTTCAGGATCTGTTGACACAGAAACAGACGGGGATCACTGGCAGGTTTCCAGCCCGTGAGGAATCCTCCAGACGTGGTTATTTACAGCaagcaaaaggaaacagatgCACAGAACTGCTTCTCAAGCCCTCACTGCACACGGGGGTCCCAGCAGTAAGGAAAAGGGTTTGGCCATTCCAGCCCATCTCACCAGAGAGGGAGAGACAagggagagagctgggacagcaTGACTGGCTGTAAAGCTGAGAATTCCCTGGTGGGATTTAAGATTTCTGGTGACAAAGCTTTTTAACTTACAGAATTAGCTTCAGTTCTTTAATAAATGGGTCTCTGTAGCTATGGCTATGTTTGAGTTAGTGCTGAGCTTCCCAGAGCATCCGTTACACAGTCAATCAGCAGAGTAtttacagaagaagaaatactttcatttttcatgaAACAGACTCTTATCTCACTGTCTTGTATTCTGTATTTCTTGTTTTTACATGTGTTTCATCTTCAGCATGCTGAATTCGTATTTAAATCATCTGCAGAGATTTCAGTATCACCAATTTAGTTtcaatttcattaattttggttttgcctCTACCTAAGGGGAAGTAATCTCAACGCAGGAAAGCAAAAGGTAGGGAGAGAACCAGATTTCAGGCAGCAGTGGCTCAGGTAAGGGGATAGAAGCCAATAGTGTCAGGAGGCAAAGACCCTTCAGCAGAAAGGAGCAAATCCCCAtctaaaaaagtaaaaatgcacTTTACAAATGCACATACAAGTCAGAGTCTGGGCCAGCCTGCACTCCCCAGGACAAACccacacagagctgtgtccctgtccccatacCCAGCTCCAGGAGGCGCCTGGTGAGGGCCATGGCCTTGCCCAGGTCCCCCTGCTGGTACACAGCGTAGCTCAGGTAGTCCAGGATGTAAACTTTGTCTGCAGAGGACACTTCTCCCTCATCCAGCTGCTTCAGGGCTTGCTCCATCCACAGCTCCGTGTGGTAGTAGTCAGCCTCCGTGTAGGCAATCTTCCCCAGCTCAAAGCAATCTTCAGCTGTTAGAAAGGATTTGTGCTTCACACCTgggtatttaaaacaaaacaaacagattaCACGGGGTTCCAGACCAGTCCTCCGAGAAACATTTGAGTTATTTCTCATTCCTCACAGCAgggttttatttctgctctccCACAGCTCCTTTCTGCAGTACCTATTTGTTGAAGTCTCTAAAGCCTGTAAATCCTTGGCACACAAGCACTCAGATGCAGCTTTCCATTGCCAGAATAGCAGCAAACAGCGAAATGTCTCTACCACTAgtgaaaaatcaaatcaaacaaAGCTTCCTTCCTCAAAACCCCAACCACTTAGAGCAAGAGCAAAAATAAGCCAAATTTGAAGTTTCAGAACACTGTTTTCAAGGACATCACATTATCACTTTCAAAATGTTACTGAACCACGACTTGTTACTGACAACTTGgtgggggaggaaaaggaaaacatcaggGAGTAAATTCCCAGCtgcttgagatttttttcaagtcagtcatttttagaaacattttaagTGACCTCTGAAAGATTAAAGCACTAGTAGGCAAATTACAGATTCCTGGTTTTGCCTCTGGAAATACAGGCCCTATGAAAAACCAAATTTAATCttgtaaaaggaaaacaggacCTGCCAGTGTTACAGCTAAAATTACATCTTAATCCATTCTGAGTTTctaacagcagctctgcagtgctcaAACAGGGCAGCTGTTCTGCTGTCCGTTCCTGCTCCCCCACTAAACACCTTGTGTCCATCCTGTGATGGGCAGCAACTGCAGTTTCCTGAGCCTGAATCTGCAAACTCTCAAAGGACACAAAGattttgcagcagctgagatTCTGGACCAGTAGAAATTCcctggaaatgaagaaaaggagCACAAACAAGTGACCACATGGGGAAGTATCCCTTTGGAGCTCTCCAGAGCCCAGCCTATTCTCTTTTCTACTCCAGACCTTCCAGGTTCTGCCATTACACCTCACTGCACACAGTCTGGACAGCTCATTGCCTCAAGAGCAGCAAAACTTCTtgtatttctgtgctgtttgaagaaaacagcaatgaGCTGCTCATTGCATTAGAAGGAATTTGTAGGTCCTTGAGAAGGTCTTGAACCAAACCCAAAAGCAAGGTTATACATCATAACACATAAAGCCAATTACCCTTAATTTTATTAGGCATCTGACCACAACGAGCACTTGCAAAAACACAGATGGATTGTACAGAGCTGATTTTCTGCCAGCTGGCACGGGACTATTTTTGAGCAGAGGAAACAAGGAAGACTCAGCAGAGAAagttttctgacaaaaaaagaagttgtgTCTCCTCCTGCACAGAGCAATCTATTGAAGATCAGCTCAGGCAATGCCACACAGGCTCAAGTCTGTGCATGCACCATCTTCTGCTCCTCAGTTTGTACAATCCCTGAAGTTTAAACTCAAAGGAACTTGTTAACATGCATTAAGTTGTGCAATAAATCCAGGTATCTGCCAGTGCAACGCAAGGAAAAACCCCCTTCTAGGCAAGATTTTATTGctattgatttttattaaaagctaTTGACACTACATTATCTTACCACAACTAGAAGAAAGATGCAGATTTCAACCAAAAACCAcctttttcattacttttagCCAGCTCAAACCCCTTCCCAATGTCGCCTTCAGGCTGAGCAGTTAAACAAGGTGCAGCAGAGCAAATGATTTGTAATCAGGACATTCAGGAAATGGAACTAACAAACATGGATGGCTCTCACCTGGCAGGTTCCCTCTTGAGAGGGTGTCTGTGTCCAGGTTGTAGGTGTCCTGGAGCCGCAGAAGGGCCTTGGCTGCACCAGTCTGATCCTCATCATTCGGGAAGAACTGCCTCTGGATTGTCATGTTGGAGATAAAGCCTGGGAAAGACAGGGAAACACGTGGTCACCTCTGTCCTGGGCACTGGATAAACTCCCTACTGCAGGGAAAGCCAAGACCCACCTTCACACAAGTCTGAACTGAACTCATGGCACAGGCTGCGCAGCTggcttttggtttgggttgttttgaagaaagcaaaggaaaaatcaaaaaagaaacaCCTGGTTTTTTGCCCCACTCATTCAGAAGGGCTTAAGACACAGTGGTGCAGATTTCTGGCTGGCAGGTGCAGAGCCTTTCCAGTTGCCATATTCAGCCCCTCTCACAGCAACAGGGAAGCTGAACGTGCTGAATCCTTATCAGAGACTAATCCTGGGTCTTTTTGAAAGCTCTGCTTTCTTGCAATTCCTTACTAGAAACCTCCACCTGGTATTAATTAGCTGTTGAGACAGTCTCTCAGGTCAGATATAACCATCCTGGCTTCCTTTTGCTAAGTGTCTTCCAGAGTCAACTATTTCATGTCCTGTTCCTTGCTAAAGAGCTTCCACTCTTGCTGAAGAAAAGAGGCAGCAATTAAGTGTTTGCTACAGTAATTCAGATTAGTTCCACAAATGCTCAGTCTCAAAAGCAgatttaattcaacccctgagGTGTGGAAGGCAACATCCAAGGACCTGCAGTGAGCCTGtgatgctggttttggctgcagGCACACTCACCATCTGACATGTCCTTGAGGACCAGGCTCTCCAGCTCGCCCCACTCTGTGTTGAGCCGTTTCATCAACTTGAATGCATTCACAGGATGGCCCAAAAACCCCTCTGGGTCTTTCGTGGCAGTGTCTGTCAGCTGATCCAACTTCTCTGCCCATCTATAATGAAAATACTCATTGAAGTGTCACAGAAGTCTGCTGGTGTGCTAGAGAACTGATTTCAAGCTACTCAAATGTCTTCATTAACAAAAAATCCAACAGAAATGGCAAGTTTTTACGTTATCTATATTTAGAACTCTtctaaaaggaacaaaaaggactacttccttttttttattagatcttcttcctcagctgcagcccaaaTCTTGTGCTGCTCTTGCAGTCTCTGTAGGAAGGAACTCCTTCCTCCAAGCCCCAAAAGCACTGTGCCAGCACTTCCATTATGGGCTGTCATGCAGGACTAATCAGAAACAAAGCTTTACCCACACTTTCAATCTTTCAAACGCCCCTTTCCCCCCCTAAGGCTTACAAAAAACGCAGTTCAATGCTTGTCTCAAATTATTTTAGGTTTAGACACACACGCCCCTTGCCTCTCACCACAAAGCTCCTTTCCATGCTGAAAGCTTGGATTAAGAAACATGTAGTTCTCACACTCCCAAATGAGGAGCCCACATCCAGATtctggtgctgcagctccagctcggACTTCTCTAAGTGCCACAAGTCATTCACAACCCCAACGTGCCCCAAAACAAGcacagctttcaaaaaaaaaaaaaaaagaataaaagcagaagcagatcTACAGCATGAAGGCCATGCAGCAACGCCCTGCAATCAGGGTAAATTGATGTTAAAGAGCCACACCCGACAGAGAATTCCAAACCCCAGCAATAAAGCAAATAGAGGATCTGTAGCCTGGAGGGAACTCTGTCCCGGAGCTGAGTTCCTCTTGTCGCAGGATCTGGTGTGCCTGAACTGAACCTGCAGGCTCTCCCTGAGGCAGGGAGGCGTttacagctgctggagctgcctctggGTGCATCGGCTCTTCCCACTCGGTCCCTCATTGTTTTCCCACACTCTGACAGCCCCTGTGCAGGTCCCTCCAAAACAGggctccaggtgctgctggggacCAACCCCAGCTCAGAGCAAGCCAGAGACTGAAGAAACCAACTTCAAACGGTGCCCTGGCACTGCACAAGGTCAAACCCTCCCCGCACCTCCCACTGCAGGGCTGTCAGCCCTAAGGAGGGGCTGAAGCAGCCCGACCCACACgcacagggctgggatttcCTGCAGGTGTTTCTGTTTGACAAAAGCCCCCCGGGAGGCCTGAGCCAGCCTCGGCACTTGGGTGATTCACCAGCTGTCACTGCCTTTCAGCTCCCAGCATCCTTCAGATGCCAACAAACAATGCCGGCATGTTTTTCCGGGTTCTTTAATCGCTCTGTGACAGTTTTTTAAACTCTTCTGACCTGACAGGGAGTGCCTCTGATACAGTAGAGACAGAGCTGCAACACTTGTACAATGAGCTGTGTTTACACACTTTTGGATGCCCAACTGGCACTCTCCCATGTTAATTTGTAGCTGTAAAGAATACACTTACAACATTTCAAACCTGTCAGCAATTCCAACCCTGTATTTTCAGTGATAAAGAAGTATCTCTCTTCCTGGGTGGTGGACCACCAGAAGGTAATACACAAACGCTAAAATAAAAACCATCCCTCCATCTAGAACTGTTCCAACACCCTCAAGACAGATTTATACATGTGTCTGAAAGCAAGGAAACCATCCTGTTCAGTgataaaatgtttatttctagCTGTGATAAAATCTGACATGCTGGGCTCTGGTCTTATTTATACACCAAGCAGTGCTCAAAGAGAACAACTTACAACAAACACCCAGCAAAACCTGCTACTTAAAGCTTTGCCCCAGAGGAAACATTCCATAAATTTAATCAGCCTTAGGAAGCACTTTTTGCATAAGGGTGGATGCAATTATTAGCCATCAGCATTATGAAACCAACTGCTTACTTTTTGATCTGCTCCAGCTTGCTTTCCTCTGCCTTGATGTAATCTTTGAGTGACACGACCAGatctttttctgtattaattAAGTCTGTCATATgacctagaaaaaaaattagtttggtGAGTGAAGGAGAAACACAAAACCCTGAGAATTAAAAgcattcttcctcttttctacTTTCTTCCATCCCCAAAAGTCCTTCTGCGTTTACTTAAATAACCCTGAAGGAGTATCTGAgtaaggccttttttttttttttttttttttgaaggagaaaaatctccTGCTGGACCAAGCTTGTTGCCATGGAAATTAATGTAATACTGGATATTTATTAATAGAACTAATTTAGGATTCATTTGGAAAAGGAAGTAGTTTGCCACAGAGTAATCTTTCATCCGAGCATACATAATGTAAAGCAAATAAAGAGAAAGCTACAGAAACACACAAAGCCTTCATGTTTGATAAACAAGGCTAATCCAGGGCTTTATTCTTGTTTTTAAGATTATATCCATGACTTCAAGGGCTCCCTGGTATTAACTAATAATTGCTTCACCTCCTGCAAGCAGGCAGCTGAACTGGTTCAGCACAAAGGGGTACAGAGCCCACCCTGAGGCCACCAGAACCCAAGGGTGAGTACAGGCATACTGCACCATCATGTGCCCTTGGCAGCTGCACCTCTTCCTTCCACATGTG harbors:
- the P4HA1 gene encoding prolyl 4-hydroxylase subunit alpha-1 isoform X3 gives rise to the protein MAFKKVWCALALGFLLPFSCAHTDFFTSIGHMTDLINTEKDLVVSLKDYIKAEESKLEQIKKWAEKLDQLTDTATKDPEGFLGHPVNAFKLMKRLNTEWGELESLVLKDMSDGFISNMTIQRQFFPNDEDQTGAAKALLRLQDTYNLDTDTLSRGNLPGVKHKSFLTAEDCFELGKIAYTEADYYHTELWMEQALKQLDEGEVSSADKVYILDYLSYAVYQQGDLGKAMALTRRLLELDPEHQRANGNMKYFEYIMAKEKEANKSSTDSEDQQEKETEVKKKDYLPERRKYEMLCRGEGLKMTPRRQKRLFCRYYDGNRNPRYILGPVKQEDEWDKPRIVRFLDIISDEEIETVKELAKPRLSRATVHDPETGKLTTAHYRVSKSAWLSGYESPVVSRINTRIQDLTGLDVSTAEELQVANYGVGGQYEPHFDFARKDEPDAFKELGTGNRIATWLFYMSDVSAGGATVFPEVGASVWPKKGTAVFWYNLFPSGEGDYSTRHAACPVLVGNKWVSNKWLHERGQEFRRPCTLSELE
- the P4HA1 gene encoding prolyl 4-hydroxylase subunit alpha-1 isoform X2 — its product is MAFKKVWCALALGFLLPFSCAHTDFFTSIGHMTDLINTEKDLVVSLKDYIKAEESKLEQIKKWAEKLDQLTDTATKDPEGFLGHPVNAFKLMKRLNTEWGELESLVLKDMSDGFISNMTIQRQFFPNDEDQTGAAKALLRLQDTYNLDTDTLSRGNLPGVKHKSFLTAEDCFELGKIAYTEADYYHTELWMEQALKQLDEGEVSSADKVYILDYLSYAVYQQGDLGKAMALTRRLLELDPEHQRANGNMKYFEYIMAKEKEANKSSTDSEDQQEKETEVKKKDYLPERRKYEMLCRGEGLKMTPRRQKRLFCRYYDGNRNPRYILGPVKQEDEWDKPRIVRFLDIISDEEIETVKELAKPRLRRATISNPITGALETAHYRISKSAWLSGYESPVVSRINTRIQDLTGLDVSTAEELQVANYGVGGQYEPHFDFGRKDEPDAFKELGTGNRIATWLFYMSDVSAGGATVFPEVGASVWPKKGTAVFWYNLFPSGEGDYSTRHAACPVLVGNKWVSNKWLHERGQEFRRPCTLSELE
- the P4HA1 gene encoding prolyl 4-hydroxylase subunit alpha-1 isoform X1 is translated as MAFKKVWCALALGFLLPFSCAHTDFFTSIGHMTDLINTEKDLVVSLKDYIKAEESKLEQIKKWAEKLDQLTDTATKDPEGFLGHPVNAFKLMKRLNTEWGELESLVLKDMSDGFISNMTIQRQFFPNDEDQTGAAKALLRLQDTYNLDTDTLSRGNLPGVKHKSFLTAEDCFELGKIAYTEADYYHTELWMEQALKQLDEGEVSSADKVYILDYLSYAVYQQGDLGKAMALTRRLLELDPEHQRANGNMKYFEYIMAKEKEANKSSTDSEDQQEKETEVKKKDYLPERRKYEMLCRGEGLKMTPRRQKRLFCRYYDGNRNPRYILGPVKQEDEWDKPRIVRFLDIISDEEIETVKELAKPRLSRATVHDPETGKLTTAHYRVSKSAWLSGYESPVVSRINTRIQDLTGLDVSTAEELQVANYGVGGQYEPHFDFGRKDEPDAFKELGTGNRIATWLFYMSDVSAGGATVFPEVGASVWPKKGTAVFWYNLFPSGEGDYSTRHAACPVLVGNKWVSNKWLHERGQEFRRPCTLSELE